Genomic window (Acropora muricata isolate sample 2 chromosome 11, ASM3666990v1, whole genome shotgun sequence):
CTCATCCGTTGTGTCGTCCTTGTCTTTTTCCTCTGATAGGTTATGCATGGCGGATTGTTTAAGCGGGATGACGTGAAGTTAGAAGAACTACGCACAATCGACAGAAACAGGCAGCCCGGTGAAGAGGGTGggttttttttgtgaaaatgaaaCCATAACAAGCGCGCGTTACATTGCAACGACGCAtgaagatatatatatatatatatttagtatttaccaaatcagtggatagcaattttcgcgcgttttgattggcgcccgtaactcggaatatccttggctattcactgttttgcgaacggaaagaaaaatggggcgtcgtttcgcgaaagtttcagaagaagaaattaaaacatttttttatccatctgattcggtaaatactaaaacaactatccccctcagggtcggtgaagagcggtggatatatacctcgacgcttcgcgtctcggtatatatccaccactattcacctccctttcgggggatagttgtataatatataatccatcaaatattttcgctcgcgcgcgattggtctaaatgcgtcacgtgggcgaatattccccagctaaaactggggaatatccgaggatattccccaatttttaaaaccgatggataataaacacattAACCTCAATTTGACTGAGAAAATATgttcggatatttgtccgcggacattatctgttcgagaagcgaacagttttccgagagcgaagctcgaggaaaactgtgagcttcgaggaacagataatgtccgcggacaaatatccgagcatattttcgctccaaatgaaggctattgtttatatatttaacaattattctacaagctcgagtggaataattgttttattaaaaacgcccccaagatattagacaaatcttctcgcctttattttgtgagaagaaaccggatgttacaatgtgCAGATAATTTTTGAATGTGTAagttgtctcaacttgcattgttttgctttgactaactcggatgcttaaattgtcaaaataaagtttcgGCAAGTTTTTACctcgaaatattttcatgccatactttgtggctttcttcaTGCTCCCAGGTGTTGctttttctaatagttcaatgacttccttttcattcaaatccggtgcgaagcgattttcgccggccgccactgtctcttgagggaaaattttttagcgcCTTTTTAAATTtgagctgacgcgtacgctagcttaccatatttggagattatgttATATGGTTAAGCCAAtaaaaaaatcttgaattgcattatccaatgatccagtttttaataaatatatttatgatATATATAGTTCCTCTCGATAATTTGATATTTgttcatttcatattttcttaatttcttttttccaaaagGTTTGATGTGTGAATTATTATGGTCAGATCCCCAACCACAGGTCAGTTTCTAGTTTTCTTGAACGCTATTTGTAATTACCAATCTACAAAATGGTTTTAACTTCAAACAAAACCCAAAGGGCAAGAAAATATTTGCCGTTTaaaacacaaagttaaatgttTCTGAGAGTAGGTTCTGTGCCAGCTAAAAAAGAGAGCATACCTTATTGTTCTTGTAGCCTGGTCGTTCACCAAGTAAACGTGGAAGTGGCATACATTTTGGTCCTGATGTCACCAAAGAATTCTGTAAAAGCAACGATCTTGGTGAGTTTTCACAGCTTTTTTTCGCGTCCAGTTTCCAGAGAATATGTTCACAAAATTATTTGACTTAACAAGAGGGGTTTCTATAGCAAAAAACAGGCATTATGAAAAATCGTTAAAACCGTTTAGATCATTTGCTGTGCActatcattagggagcttaagcaaccacgacgacgacggcaacaaaaacccacaaatttgcatatttgacaatgaaaatttttgcacgctttgcacgtgcatttttcatcttttgacattttgaagacgttctcgttctttctacgacgtgaaatgacctgttttagggaatttaagatttgacgacggcaacgtcaacgacaacgccacaaatcaatgatttcattggttgaatgaagaaaaatgatcgtgctgcaagtgcggcacgctttttggtgcaatgtttttaCGTAGTCTGCCAatcgacgacgtgaaattttcatattttgaggttctgacgacaacgcgagctcgcagcagtaaatccttcactctttgcctttacatgaaaaccattcgtaccaagctagcgaaagtgcaattcgcctattttgtacaacgtgatcaagatggaataatcgcgaaagacttaacttaacgaaaagttcaattttaatgtgacgtttttcgttgcagttgccgtcgtaggttcttaaactcccttttgcAATTGTCGCTTCCGTctacgtcgtgtttgcttaagctccctattagctTCATATATACTTATGTATTCTCTACAGAGTACATCATTCGAAGTCATGAAGTCAAACCAGAGGGCTATGAAGTGATGCATGATGGAAAATGTATAACTGTTTTCTCGGCACCGAATTACTGGTTAGTTTTTGTTAGCTATGTTTACGGGAAAAAAATTCATCACACCCTTTAGTAATATTGTAGCTCTTCCAGACTTCTATATTTATTGGTCTCTCTGACCTGTAGCCTCCATTGTTATCAGGGTTAGTAGTATTGTTTGTATTGTATCATCGTTTATTTCATTCTGAAATCACAGACCGTGTCTGGAAAGAGTACAGGGCCTCTCTCTTGCATAATCAGTGATGTCcggaaataaaaatttggttttatcaaacgagttgataaactcatcagagcgaatgacaaagggctaacgctcgaaacgttagctttcgaaatctttctcggtggtaattcaacccttatcaacaagtttgatgaaaccaaatttctgTTTCACTcgcccaccgacgcagtaccacagtttctttagaagacTAACTAGAAAGCCATATTTTATGTTCAGAAACGCAGGCTCAATTAGATGCAGGACGACTTCAATAaccgtcacaaagtgtcccctggcctttctcgtaaacttcaccatcacctCTGAAATATAGTATAGAAAGGTCATAcagtgtcctcctaactcttTTACTCAAGGAGACGCAAAAAGTAACCCTAACACAACGCaaaccctaaagttacaaacaggtggtTCACGCTAATCCTTAacaggacacttcgtgacgtttatcaCAATGAAGTATCCATTTCTGGACATAGTGTGCATAATAATTGCAACCTTCGGTCATTTCAATCCAAGCAACAAAGCAGATCAGTTGTTATTGAACCTGCAATAGTCAAATGACCGAGCTCCCACAAGTCTCCTTCGAACCTCCGAAGATCGGCTGCAAGGTGTACTGGAAGAGTTTCcgagtttttccttatttttcagCGATCAAATGGGCAACAAGGGGGCATTTATCACCATGGGATCTGACGTGAAACCCAACTTCACAAGCTATGATGCTGTGGTAAGTCATGTTCCGTTCAATCATCAAACTTCCAACAATTTAAACATAAAAAAGCTGGGAAATTTGATGTACCCTTGTTGAATGGCTTTGGAATAAGCAAAAAGGTATGTTAGAATTTTTTCGCTCGCTTTTACCCGCGTGACCTCTGATGGAAATGTAGTTCGTTAAATAAGTTTCGCGCGCTTTTGTTACAGTTATTTGACCTCACTATGTcctgttagaaaaaaaaaacccgtggAAGAGTTCCGCGTTTTTATCGCATTTTCACGCTCTCCTGaaaaccaatttcttttgccaaAAAGAGCGTTCTCTGGCAGGTTAAGATTGTTATTCTTTTACCTCAGCCTCACCCAGATGTGGAACCCATGGCGTACGCAAACTCCTTCATGTCCATGTTTGGCTTCatgtaaaaaatgttttaaacaaGTCCAACTTATGGGAGAGTCTCTCAGATGACGTCAACTGGTTGCCATAGCACCCGTCCATAGGAGCCAGTAAGAAGTTTCATCGATAACCTTGGGTTATAAAGGAATGCTGTGCGTTAAGAAAGTGGATATTTCAAATTGAGGCgtattcatttttttacaaCTTTAAATAACCTTGTGGGCATTAAAGCAATTTTggctttatttttttcaattctcaCCTAAAAAACGTGactgttcttttgtttgtatATTTCTGTTGTCGTCCTAACTAAAACTTTCGAAAGTAGGGAATTTTTATTTGCAACACTTCCTTTCTCTTGCTGTTAAGTGTCACTTTTCCAGAGATAACGGTAACGGTCTCCTTTTCACGATAAGCGTTCTCTTAGTTCCTATGGCCGGGAAATCCCTCTCGGCTTCTATTTGTTGGACTTCGCAATTTGTATCGCGTACTCGTCTGAAACCTAAAATCCAATCTCAAGCACAACTTTCTCAGTTCAACTAAACTGTACTTGTCCTAAAAAAGAAATATCGAAGTGGGGGTACTAAATAGTTATTTCCCAATAAGTATTGTGAAAATAACTTAAAGAAGTATAGAAATGTCTCGTGTACCTGTGTTTTGACCTTCTTGAAATTAAAGATCTTTTATTCATTGAGTCGTCTCTTCCTAACTTTTTTTCGTCACTTACTGCACAGTCGACGGTTTCATTTGAGAGTAGAGAGTAATTTATCAATTCCTTTGGTTTTGCTTCGCAAAGATTTGTGTTGAACTCTTAAGCAATTTCGCGCCATTTTCTGGCAGCAACTTATTCGCGGGCTTTTTTGAGCGCTTCGCGCTGGCTGCACGTATTTGCTTCacaatgtgattggctcattGCATCGTCTACGCTTGATTGACTATTGGACATCCTTTCGGGGAATTCAacgggccctttgcagctgagtgatcacatggtacaaatcgccaaactggagagcaaatgacgcactgggactcCCATTGCGTCATAACTAGACCctgcattttaattttattgtccTATGCTAGTTTCTCACTAGCTTGCCGTGTTGGTAGACGTTTCTTCCCGGTATGCGTCGATAGGCACGAGTTGCCGGTTATCCAATGCATCTTATGGCAAGATGGCGCCTCATAAATGAACAAACCCTAGCCGACGAAAGAGACAATATAGAGCTAAGCGGAGAAATTTTCTGTTTGTCCAAGGTTAATTTCCGCCTGATCATTTCCTCACGTTTGAGTTTAACTTATCGAGAGAGTAAGATCTCAAGTGCATACTAAGCAAATACTTGAAACAGACGAAAACAGGACTTCGAAATTCTTACAACAAGGTCCGGTGTGGCGTTCGTCATTGACGGCAAATGCGCGTCACGTTAAATTAGTCGAAAAATTCCGACACGTCTCGTTAACTTATTTCATCCTCCTAGTGTCAACCTCTCAGTGGCTAATGATCCCTTATTTAACTTTTGCAAAGGTTAATAAAACGTGGTTGTTATTTCCGACTTAATTACTTTATATGTTGCAAAACAAAATGCTGTCAAAGCTCTGAGGAGTGTGTACACAATTTCGACCTCGGTTCTCGCCAGGTTAAGCTTTTAATAAGGCTTTTTTATTATATGCTTACTAGACCATTGTTATGACAATTGTAAAATCCTTTCTCTATTCACAAAAATCGCATCTACTTTAGCTAAAAAGCGGATTCCTCTTTCACAACGTCGCGTTCTGTCTAGTGACGTAAAGAGAGACAGGTAGGACAAAGGAAACAATTAACTGTAGAGAAAAAGGATTAATTTCTGACTGAACTCTTTCTTTGGCAACTCGTCAGTGACATTGCAACTTCTCAGCCAGTggtaaagaaattaaaataacaaaaattgatATGGAATAAGGCCAAGAGTTTTATTGTCTTTTCTCTGAACAAAATCTGCTATATTTAGTCTCCGATCTTAAAGTGGTTTTAAAAGTGGCGTTTCACAAATTAAATGTTTCTCTCGGTTTTGACGTCATACATGAGCCATGTATTACAAAACAATGACAAGTATTTCTTTAGGCGAAAGAGAGAAAGGCAAATATATAGCTCGCAGCTAGCCAATGAGATTGATGTTAGTGTTGattgtttgaaaaatataatAAGCAATGCTCGCTGCCTTCCGTTCAAAAAGTAAACTTTCAAGGATTTCATTATGAAAGGATTTCCTTGGACATAATTTAAGAAAAGCGCTTTGGACCAGTGCGCAGATGAGTTGAGCTTCTGTCAAAGACAACTGAATTTCCATAGAGGTTAATAGAGGATCTTGCAGTCAGTTTCTTTTCACAGGCGCTATGGACCGAAGGGTGAAGTTTCCACACGACTTGGTATTCCACGATATGGTTAAAGATGGCGACCCGTCGGAAATGTCCAATTTTTTGAAACGGCCAAGTGTGGACACGCAAATGTTAGTGAACACCCAAGGCGGAAAAAGCAATCCAGATTTTCATCAACTTGTGAAAGATGGTAACTTAAAATGTGTGCGAATGCTTGTAACGTTAGGTGCTGATGTAAATATGCAGGACGAACAAGGGTGTACATCGCTTCACCACAGTGTAAATGGTGGGCACATTGCGGTCACAAAGTTTCTGCTTCGAAGCGGAGCCAATCCCGATATAAGCAACGCCGATGGTGAATTTCCTGTCGATTTAACAGACGATTTCGATCTGATTGAGATGCTGGTGAAATATTCACCGGaagagaaaagaagaaagagttTAGCAGCGACTAAATAACATCGAGGAAAGAGAAAATTGACTTCAAATCAATTATTGTTTGTATTTCTTTAAATTGCATTCCGGTTTAGCTTAGTAAGAGGGGTGTTTCTTTATTCCgtgtttgtttcgtttgtaGGACCTTCATCCAAACTATAGCATTCAAACTCAGTTTCAAAATAGGATAGATGCaattgagaaaagaaaaatatatagcCATGTACACAAATCGCAAACAAAGATGTGCTCTATTTGTTATTGCAAGGGTTTGTGAGTTCTCGTTAAATTAAAGTAGAAAGGGAGGCTAGTTAGGACCGGAAAACATGCTTGAAAATTGTATCTAAGGCTTTAAACTAATAGAAAAAAAGCTAATTTTCTTCTAACAACGAGTACCTTTTAAGAAGCGGCTAGGAAAT
Coding sequences:
- the LOC136889535 gene encoding protein phosphatase 1 regulatory subunit 27-like, with amino-acid sequence MDRRVKFPHDLVFHDMVKDGDPSEMSNFLKRPSVDTQMLVNTQGGKSNPDFHQLVKDGNLKCVRMLVTLGADVNMQDEQGCTSLHHSVNGGHIAVTKFLLRSGANPDISNADGEFPVDLTDDFDLIEMLVKYSPEEKRRKSLAATK